In Scomber japonicus isolate fScoJap1 chromosome 3, fScoJap1.pri, whole genome shotgun sequence, the genomic window GACTGTTTGTCACAAATAAACTGAGCTGAACATCCCTGACTGCGTAAACACATTTTGGGGACCAGTCTAGATGTAGAAGTGTGTCTTTGGCAGTATATATGTTGGGGCCAGGAGCGTTTAGATGACACAGTATGGCTCCATGGGTGTCTGTGTTCCCAAGCAGCAGGGGAAACAGGCTCTGAGGCGCATTCGGAGCTCCTTGTTGAACAGGAAGCTGATGATGGGGTTGGCTCCAGCCTGGGCGAAGCTCATCCACACCGCAGCGCTCAGGTAAAGTTGCGGGACCGAAGCCCCCCGCACAAATATTCTCAGGTAGCAGGCGCTTATATAAGGAGCCCACATGATGAGGAATGTCAGTGTGATCATGTAGTACATCTTCCCTATCCGTTTCTCCATCTTAAACTCATCCAGCACTAGCAGCCTCCTGTTGCCGGGGTGAGTCGCTTGCCTGATGCCCACCAGCGTCGGCGGGGTGGGTCCTCTACCGAAGCCGGCGATCCAGTTGGCGGCCGCCTGCCCGGTGGCTCCGGGGCCGTGGAAGGTCCAGTTCTGGCTGATGGCCGGTACCAGCTGGGCAGGTTTCATTTTACGGTGATCGTACACGAAGCACAGCATCTTTATGTAAACCACATGGGTCGTCCCCACGATGACGGCCAGCATCAGCATGAAGCCCAGCGTGTCGTTCGCCTTCACGTAGCGGTGCTCGAAGAtgcactgctcctcctcacGGATGAACTTGTAGGTGCCCACGTCGAACACCGGGGGGAAAGCCATGGCCACAGAGAGAGTCCAAACCATGCAGATCACCGCGACGCACGTACATAGATTCATCCGCTTGGAGTAAAACCTGTGGTGGGCGATCGCCATGTACCGGGTGACACTGACGCAGAAGAGCAGGAAGGCGACGTGGAAGCAGAAGAGCACGGACATGAAGGCGACGATCTTGCAGCTGAGCCCGCTGTACGGCCAGGCGGAGCCGCCGCCGATCGATGCCATCACGAAGGGGAAACACACGGCGGAGCGGACCACGTCTGCCAGGCACAGATCCAGGAGGAAGTAGTAGGGAGCCTTGTGGAGGGAGCTgtccttcagcagcagcagggacagcGACGCGTTGCCCAGCAAGCTGATGCCCATGATCAGACCCAGGGAGGCCAGCTTGACCGCAGAGGCCGCGGACGCATAGTTCTGTAAGGACGGGCTGCTCTCCCCAAACTCACTTGTGTTTGCCATCTATGCAGCCGAGGTAGCGCGTATTCCCACATCAATTCATCGACGATCGGTAGTATCCCGCCACGGCTGAATGGAAAACACAACGCGATCCGCCGCCCCTCACATAGAAAAATCACTCAGGAATAAATCCACTCGCTCAACATCCATCCCGATGTGCTGTGATCCCAaccaataataaaaaacaaacacaaatcattcaatatctcttcttttttcttcttcttatccttCATCTCACAAGTGTCCGGTATAAAAAGCACCCCTGTCTGTGGCTCCTCTCTCCGCTGAACAGAGACAGCCAGGTTGAGGTTTATACACCATCTCGGTAGGCATCCGTTCAGCACACTCAATAACACATCTCAGTTTCCACCGATGGCGGAGGTCTCCCGTTCTTCGTCTTGAGGAATCAAAAAACAGACAGTGCTGCACGGAAGCATGGCGCAATTACGCATCCCCAGCCTCATCAACGCCCGCTGCTACAATGTtactaaaatatacaaaaaacgTGTTTGTCTGTGGAAGCTGAGTGGAGGTGGGAAGCTCACAGAGGCGGGGGAGCGTCAGGACGGTGGGTCTCTCGGTGgagctctcacacacatatacacacggcACAGCGTCTAGTCTATGCGACGCACGTCCGCTTGCATGTACAGAGCAGGCCTGGGATCAGCCAGGAGTCTCATCTGCCCGTCCAAGTCTATTGCAATCTATAGGAAGCCTGTCTTCATGCACTGATGTGACGCAGATGTTGACAGATGTTGACTTGTATCAATATTGCACAATGCTTTGATATGCAGGTAACTATCACAGCCCCTATGATTATATATCAGATAAAGACAATAAGAGTCAAGAGTTCTGCAGATATTGTTTACTAATGCAACTTATACTCTTTATTATTGCAAGACAAACATtataaatgcacacatgcaaacagtaTATGATGTAAGGACAATAATATACTAAGATAGGCCATCTCAATTTTATATGTTGTACACTGAGGAACTGATCAATAGTTACAAGGTTTTTACTGCATTTCATTAAGTTTAGACTGGGTTTGGGTTTGACTGGTATGCCACACAGCTAGAACTGATTTGAGACATTAATTCACATCAGACCAGAACCCACTTTGGTCATATGTGAGTTCAGTGCTCTGTAATACTTTCAATGTGGAGCTCAGCTTTCATGACCCAGTCACCACAAACACAGGAATCCCGAATCAAGTCCAGGAGAATAATTACAGAAGGTTCAGGCAGACACTATAAAAATTACAAACCAGAATAAAACCAACTGCCAGTCAAATGTTTCCACCAACTAAATTAGTTTTGGAGTGTTGTTGGTGTGGCTGAGTTCAAGGTAATGAACTAGCTGACATTGCTGGAACAACAAACACTGGCACTGGAGCATGGaacatgttttttaataacCAACGAATAAgtcaaaatgcaaatatttacaCACTAATTGGGAAacagttcctttattttgagTCTGTGCATTGCTTAAAGGATTAGTGTCAAGTTCTGGGCTGATCATATAGTTTCTGCAGTTAAAAGGCTTCATAAACAACTGCCTTGTTGGAGTCTGCAAcctatacttttcttttttttaagtacctTTATTGGAAAATtacaaatacaatatatcaAGTAATAAAGTGCAATTTAAGTACCATATAATAGCCAACAAGGGGACCAAAGACCAAAGCTAGTGTAATGAGAAGAGGTCTCactcaaaagagaaaaaaacataccaGTTTCCTGGTCTACATAAATTGACGTAAGCCCGTTTCTGCTTTTCACATACAACAGGCTTGCTAACAGTTCTTGACTGTATATTAAATACTGGGAGCAaagaactatatatatattaatatgaatatatatatgtagtgattgggacattttacatttcaaaaagcATTCTGTCACAGAAACAGTACACTCAGGCATCATTGTTCTAAATGACAGTAAAACACATTGTTGTCATGTACTGCAATTTCTTGTGACGTTTCTGCCAACATTTACATAGAGATTATATTCATTTCTATGTAAATGTTGGCAGATTTGAACCATTGATAAGCTAATATTGGCTTAAGTGAATATACAGCAGACCTACTGCCTTTATAAAGGACTCAAGTTAATTTGTTGCTGTAAACTGTGTATAGGGATGTGGTCTGGTTGCTACTGTGTAAGTTTATTATGGTGCACTTGTGGTAACCTACATTTACTAGTGGTAGCCTGCAATTGTAAAAGTAGCCTAAATTTCAAGGTGAAAGTCCACCAGACTCAGTTGTCaataacatttataaaaacaacaccCTCGGACTTCATAACTGTCTTactctgatctttttttttttttttttaactttagtagtttaaaggataggttcacatttttaaaaatctttctttaaacaacagtcaggtgtccatatgaacggTGACAGATGTTTTCCATGCTGTAGTCATTcattctgttcatactggctgttaaaagatctccttcagatgtgctttcaatgtaagtgatgaagGCCAAAATCCATAATGTGTCcacacaaatgtatttaaatgtgcagtgtgtagaacATAGTGACATCTAGCAGAAGGGACTCAGCAGAAAtagattataaaataaaatatatattacagtatGTTAACCAACCCCAACTGCTcatccctaaacctaaccaagtggATGTGTTGTGTAGATACTACAAGTCTGCAGCCGGTAGACCTACTtggtgggtcctcttccacagagcccaccatgttgcaccactgTGTTTCTATAATAGCCCAGAAcgaacaaaccaaacactggctctagagagaaccgtttgtgtttttcagtagTTTGTTAGCCACTTTAGACTCTCAAGTATGCTTGAAAGGGATGTGTGAGGGGTAGCAATCTGCAacatcaccactagatgccactaaatcctacacactggtcctttaaaggaagcttatatgaggcttcagcagtctgggttagtcatatcaagtgcaTATCTGCCACATTAACAGACTCTGTAGCATtgaattccctctttgtgttttctcgGACAGTGTTTTACTATTGAGCTGTGCTGAAAGTATAGTGCTAATTCAGACAGTTGAAGCTTCATGTTTGCtccaaataaacttttaaatacagttttgcacagaaggaggactatGTTTTTTGGCACCCATTACttacattgtaaatgcattaagtgaagggatcttctaatggccagtatgaacatgaggaattattatggcaagaaaaacctatttgaatgttaatttgggctcctgactgtacCATCCTTTAATGTATTCAAGCATGTGTCCGCACAATCAGTTATCCAGTGCATGACGGAGCTATGAGGCTGGTAGATTTGTGATGCAGGTCGGTTTCTGCTAACCCTCCCAAAAAAATCCAGCAGAGTGATTCCTCATCTTATTTTTCCGGCTCTCTGGAATGGACCAACTGCGTCGTTTCTGCCCGGTGACGCAGAGACGTCATCAGTCGGTAGGCGgaaaaagtgtgtttctgtatgtggaGATAAAGCCAAACCGGGTGTTTTTATTAAGGAGATTGatagaagcagcagcagagagaaagagcagcgtctttttttcctgctgtaatGGCGGTTCCTGCGGGTCAGACGGATTTACAGATGGACAGAGGAGCACTAAGCGGCGACACTGTTCCCCCCCCTGAAAACAACATTGACATCGACGAGAAAGAGTTGGACAACATCACAAAGAAACACCGAGAAGACGACACCGCGACGCTGCCTTTACACTCACCTTGGACGTTTTGGCTGGACAGGTAATATATCCTTCCGCGTTGTCGTTCACTTTAGAGACCGGGAAGAGCAGCGGGGatgtgaggaggagggaggggggcgaGAAAAATATCATTCAAGGCCAAAAGCTTTCAGTAGGCCTCCGGGAACAAATGTAGCGGGAGAGTGTTTGCGTTTT contains:
- the gpr27 gene encoding probable G-protein coupled receptor 27; protein product: MANTSEFGESSPSLQNYASAASAVKLASLGLIMGISLLGNASLSLLLLKDSSLHKAPYYFLLDLCLADVVRSAVCFPFVMASIGGGSAWPYSGLSCKIVAFMSVLFCFHVAFLLFCVSVTRYMAIAHHRFYSKRMNLCTCVAVICMVWTLSVAMAFPPVFDVGTYKFIREEEQCIFEHRYVKANDTLGFMLMLAVIVGTTHVVYIKMLCFVYDHRKMKPAQLVPAISQNWTFHGPGATGQAAANWIAGFGRGPTPPTLVGIRQATHPGNRRLLVLDEFKMEKRIGKMYYMITLTFLIMWAPYISACYLRIFVRGASVPQLYLSAAVWMSFAQAGANPIISFLFNKELRMRLRACFPCCLGTQTPMEPYCVI